One stretch of Magnetococcales bacterium DNA includes these proteins:
- a CDS encoding PAS domain S-box protein, with the protein MGAIQKDFLSQVAFFKGVSPTPLLAFLANLPTLEVPAGTILLSPDQHQANIMYLLLDGYLTIHFGEITSPPVRRMEPGQSVGEIGLLRNAPPTAFVVSDGPAQVIEVNEKAFWEMLAKFSQVAINMLHIFSDWLKTSTDKIISEARQLEQSESRLKAILEGVNNGILTVNPKGIIESANPAACHLFGVDADKITGALIHHYLPELVFEDYDKYKRLFFGNGKKNDDFDGVATRLTGPDGNELILEVFAGEVDVRGLRFLTLIVQDVTARHQAEEALLLLNQAMERFVPKEFITILGHKEISDVALGDSTKKRMTVLVSDIRDFTSFSEQTSPDQVFKFINAYLQRLEPIISAHGGIIDKYIGDAVMALFPEDPMFAVEAAVEMLWDLAAHNLERQAKNLPAIRCGFGINTGNLMLGTIGGHERMENTAIGDSVNLAFRIESMTKSCSSPLLITHYTLLGMHTPERFSIRFADLVRPKGKRVPAFVFEVFDNDQEALREWKAQVKKPFEQGVSLFHLGEIDRALVLLKACENPNLHDPLLQSYFNRIAIRQLNAPQAHTLPEWFIWFSQLTDNPEIIDTQLWQSLQTTEQCMLGRESGNVQKQLIDIYDFLGECVENCQSEEGCYFKGWTGPCSSILRDTRLHLQQDLDLASQEVVDNRMGEAYLILRLKILLYDWFGNV; encoded by the coding sequence ATGGGGGCAATCCAAAAGGATTTTTTAAGCCAGGTGGCCTTTTTCAAAGGGGTCTCTCCCACACCGCTGTTGGCCTTTTTGGCCAACCTGCCCACCTTGGAAGTACCAGCCGGCACCATTCTCCTCTCCCCCGACCAGCACCAAGCCAACATAATGTATCTGCTGCTGGATGGCTATTTGACCATTCACTTTGGAGAAATTACCAGCCCGCCGGTGCGGCGCATGGAGCCGGGCCAATCCGTTGGTGAAATAGGCCTGTTGCGCAACGCCCCCCCCACCGCCTTTGTGGTCAGTGATGGCCCGGCCCAGGTGATCGAAGTCAATGAGAAGGCCTTTTGGGAAATGCTGGCCAAATTTTCCCAGGTCGCCATCAACATGCTGCACATTTTTTCCGATTGGCTGAAAACCTCCACCGATAAAATTATTTCTGAAGCACGACAACTCGAACAGAGCGAATCCCGGCTGAAGGCCATCCTGGAGGGGGTCAACAACGGTATTCTGACTGTCAATCCCAAAGGGATCATCGAATCCGCCAACCCAGCCGCCTGCCATCTTTTTGGAGTCGATGCCGACAAAATCACCGGTGCCCTCATCCATCACTATCTGCCTGAACTTGTCTTTGAGGATTACGACAAGTACAAACGCCTGTTTTTCGGCAATGGCAAAAAAAATGACGATTTTGATGGGGTTGCCACCCGTTTGACAGGGCCTGACGGCAACGAGCTGATATTGGAGGTGTTTGCCGGGGAAGTGGATGTCCGGGGTTTGCGTTTTTTGACCCTGATTGTTCAAGATGTCACCGCCCGCCATCAAGCTGAGGAAGCCCTGCTCCTGTTGAATCAGGCCATGGAGCGTTTCGTCCCCAAGGAGTTCATCACCATTTTGGGGCACAAGGAAATTTCCGATGTGGCCTTGGGGGACAGCACCAAAAAACGCATGACGGTGTTGGTCTCCGACATTCGGGATTTCACCTCCTTTTCCGAGCAGACCTCCCCGGATCAGGTGTTCAAATTTATCAACGCCTACCTCCAGCGCCTGGAGCCCATCATCAGCGCCCACGGGGGAATCATCGATAAATATATCGGTGATGCGGTGATGGCCCTCTTTCCTGAAGATCCGATGTTTGCAGTTGAGGCGGCGGTGGAAATGCTCTGGGATTTGGCGGCGCATAATCTGGAGCGCCAAGCTAAAAATCTGCCTGCAATTCGCTGTGGTTTTGGGATCAATACCGGCAACCTGATGCTGGGCACCATCGGTGGCCACGAAAGGATGGAAAATACCGCTATCGGCGATAGCGTCAACCTGGCCTTTCGTATCGAGTCCATGACCAAGAGTTGCAGCTCCCCCCTCTTGATCACCCACTATACCCTGCTGGGAATGCACACCCCGGAGCGTTTTTCCATCCGCTTTGCCGACTTGGTGAGGCCCAAAGGCAAACGGGTGCCAGCCTTTGTTTTTGAAGTGTTTGACAACGATCAGGAAGCGTTACGGGAATGGAAAGCCCAGGTAAAGAAGCCATTCGAACAGGGTGTTTCCCTCTTTCATTTAGGGGAGATCGACCGCGCCCTGGTGTTGCTCAAGGCGTGTGAAAACCCCAATCTCCACGACCCGCTGTTGCAAAGCTATTTTAACCGCATCGCCATCCGACAGCTGAACGCCCCCCAAGCCCACACCCTGCCTGAGTGGTTTATCTGGTTTAGTCAGTTGACGGATAACCCAGAGATCATTGATACCCAACTTTGGCAAAGCCTGCAAACAACCGAACAGTGCATGCTGGGCCGGGAAAGTGGCAACGTTCAGAAGCAACTGATTGATATTTATGATTTTCTTGGTGAGTGTGTTGAAAATTGTCAATCAGAAGAAGGATGTTATTTTAAAGGCTGGACAGGCCCTTGCTCCTCCATCCTCCGGGATACCCGCCTGCATCTCCAGCAGGATCTGGATCTGGCCAGCCAGGAGGTTGTCGATAATCGGATGGGTGAGGCTTATCTCATTCTACGTTTGAAGATTCTGCTCTACGATTGGTTTGGGAATGTCTGA
- the rfbG gene encoding CDP-glucose 4,6-dehydratase, translating into MVRDEDGSFWQGRSVTITGHTGFKGGWLALWLHRLGAQVHGYALSPPTDPNLFSAARIPSLLASDQRADVADADCLKSALREAQPEVVFHLAAQPLVRESYRDPAGTLATNVMGTTHLLEAVRETESVRAVVLITTDKVYENREWVHPYREVDRLGGRDPYSASKAAAELVAASYRQSFFDEKQGSQVRLATARAGNVIGGGDWARDRLVPDCLRAFAKGEPVALRFPGAVRPWQHVLEPLSGYLQLARQLVEPEGGAWAKAWNFGPDVGGDAPVGEVAESLARLWGEDARVSLDPATENPHEAHLLRLDHTLARQALGWQPRWSLHQALTQTVAWQKAWLDNADMTAFSLAQIEAFGKPD; encoded by the coding sequence ATGGTGCGTGATGAGGATGGTTCATTCTGGCAGGGTCGTTCGGTAACGATCACCGGCCACACCGGATTCAAGGGGGGGTGGCTGGCGCTGTGGCTCCATCGGTTGGGGGCTCAGGTCCATGGCTATGCCTTGTCTCCCCCCACCGATCCCAACCTCTTTTCAGCTGCTCGGATTCCTTCCCTGCTGGCTTCGGATCAGCGCGCTGATGTGGCGGATGCCGACTGTTTGAAATCGGCTCTCCGGGAAGCCCAGCCGGAGGTGGTGTTTCACCTGGCTGCCCAGCCCCTGGTACGGGAAAGCTATCGGGATCCCGCTGGCACTTTGGCTACCAACGTGATGGGCACGACCCACCTGCTGGAGGCGGTTCGTGAGACGGAGTCGGTGCGGGCTGTGGTGCTCATCACCACTGACAAGGTGTATGAAAACAGGGAGTGGGTTCATCCCTACCGGGAGGTGGATCGACTGGGTGGACGGGATCCCTACAGCGCCAGTAAAGCGGCGGCTGAGTTGGTTGCAGCCAGCTATCGCCAGAGCTTTTTTGATGAAAAGCAGGGGAGTCAGGTTCGGTTGGCCACAGCCAGGGCTGGTAATGTGATCGGTGGGGGGGATTGGGCCCGGGATCGTCTGGTACCGGACTGCTTGAGGGCCTTTGCCAAAGGGGAGCCGGTGGCTTTGCGTTTTCCCGGGGCGGTGCGACCCTGGCAACACGTTTTGGAACCGTTATCGGGCTATCTGCAACTGGCCCGGCAGCTGGTGGAGCCGGAGGGGGGCGCATGGGCCAAAGCGTGGAATTTTGGACCCGATGTGGGGGGGGATGCCCCGGTGGGAGAGGTGGCGGAAAGTTTGGCTCGACTATGGGGGGAGGATGCCCGGGTGAGCTTGGATCCCGCCACTGAAAACCCCCATGAAGCCCACCTGTTGCGCCTGGATCACACCCTGGCTCGCCAGGCGTTGGGCTGGCAACCCCGCTGGTCCTTGCACCAAGCCTTGACCCAAACGGTGGCGTGGCAAAAGGCGTGGTTGGACAACGCCGACATGACCGCTTTCAGTTTGGCCCAGATTGAGGCGTTTGGAAAACCGGATTGA
- a CDS encoding methyltransferase domain-containing protein: MTVLVDSKAMISACILCGKPKSTTFAYPKESQSELFISLEAAHCVGCDFGWVVNKIGHERLVEYYSREYPLFAGRSQKPPPSGYFPKIDLPPDPARDWLKWLIETKEPEYAHSFDHMHKPHRQMRHLCLAAATFRQLHDPPPTTLLDIGTGFGNCLYLAKTFFWPDINLLAHEPDETMAPYLNHIGARRIDLKKIQTASVEMVFSSQSLEHLEADEALEVMGEIKRILKPRGVLSLEVPNVSFKKHAGFLEMNHEPHLLFFSIRALKKLVEKCGLKIHLLETNSPIPEMFGITKLKKFREKLSHGARVGSRTLKFKKQSWRIHPNGGSILAICSKQ; encoded by the coding sequence ATGACCGTTTTGGTGGATAGCAAGGCCATGATCAGCGCGTGCATTCTCTGTGGAAAGCCAAAGAGCACCACCTTTGCTTATCCGAAGGAGAGCCAGTCCGAGCTTTTTATCTCCCTTGAAGCAGCCCACTGTGTCGGGTGCGATTTTGGCTGGGTTGTCAACAAGATCGGCCATGAAAGGCTGGTTGAATATTACAGCCGCGAATATCCTCTCTTTGCCGGAAGAAGCCAAAAACCGCCCCCCTCCGGCTATTTTCCGAAGATTGATCTCCCCCCAGACCCTGCCAGGGATTGGCTCAAGTGGCTCATTGAAACCAAAGAGCCTGAATATGCCCACTCTTTTGACCACATGCACAAGCCTCACCGGCAGATGCGCCACCTCTGCCTGGCTGCCGCCACCTTCCGGCAACTACATGACCCCCCCCCCACCACCCTTCTGGATATCGGCACCGGGTTTGGTAACTGCCTCTATTTGGCAAAAACTTTTTTTTGGCCGGATATCAACCTGTTGGCCCACGAACCTGACGAAACAATGGCCCCTTATCTCAACCATATCGGTGCCCGGCGAATCGATCTGAAAAAGATCCAAACCGCCTCGGTAGAGATGGTTTTTTCTTCCCAATCCCTGGAACATCTGGAAGCGGATGAAGCCCTGGAGGTGATGGGGGAGATCAAGCGGATCCTCAAACCGAGGGGGGTGTTATCTCTTGAGGTACCCAATGTCAGCTTTAAAAAGCATGCTGGATTTTTGGAGATGAACCATGAGCCCCATCTCCTGTTTTTCAGCATACGCGCCTTGAAAAAACTGGTGGAAAAATGTGGTCTGAAGATTCACCTTCTGGAGACAAACTCCCCCATCCCGGAAATGTTCGGCATCACCAAACTTAAAAAATTCAGAGAAAAATTGTCCCATGGAGCCAGAGTTGGCTCCCGTACATTGAAATTCAAAAAACAGAGCTGGCGGATCCACCCCAATGGCGGCTCCATACTGGCTATCTGCTCCAAACAGTGA
- a CDS encoding class I SAM-dependent methyltransferase — translation MNTPLVDEQPNILSEQEIAAYIEQYDLKKVVPWSGEPSDMSPNDSVDPNYNQPFYPDWPDLVRLHSLVLTRKVTTILEFGCGYSTLVMAHALAENQRRHGAFVEANLRRNNPHELHAVDDEESYIQLTRERIPEQLAKHVHFHHAQVAMTRFNGRICTEYERLPNICPDFIYLDGPGQFSVVGEINGISTRTRDRLPMASDLLAMEHFFLPGTLIVVDGRTANARFLWANFQREWDYYHDEEGDVHYFELRELPLGYINEAQLRHCLGDGWLESL, via the coding sequence ATGAACACTCCCCTGGTAGACGAACAGCCCAACATACTGAGCGAGCAGGAAATAGCGGCCTATATTGAACAATATGATCTGAAAAAAGTGGTCCCCTGGAGTGGCGAACCCAGCGACATGAGCCCCAACGACTCGGTGGATCCGAACTACAACCAGCCCTTTTATCCCGACTGGCCGGACCTTGTTCGCCTTCACTCTTTGGTTTTGACCCGGAAGGTGACCACCATTTTGGAGTTTGGCTGCGGCTATTCCACCCTGGTGATGGCCCACGCCCTGGCTGAAAATCAACGACGTCACGGGGCCTTCGTCGAAGCCAATCTCCGCCGCAACAATCCCCACGAACTCCACGCAGTGGACGATGAAGAGAGCTATATCCAGCTCACCCGGGAACGCATCCCTGAGCAGCTGGCCAAACACGTTCATTTTCATCACGCCCAGGTGGCCATGACCCGTTTCAATGGCCGCATCTGCACCGAATATGAACGCCTGCCCAACATTTGCCCCGATTTTATCTATCTCGATGGACCGGGCCAGTTTTCAGTGGTGGGTGAGATAAACGGCATCTCCACCCGCACCAGGGATCGCCTGCCCATGGCCTCGGATCTATTGGCCATGGAACATTTTTTTCTGCCAGGCACCCTGATTGTGGTGGATGGTCGAACCGCCAACGCCCGTTTTTTATGGGCCAACTTTCAGCGGGAATGGGACTATTATCACGATGAAGAGGGGGATGTGCACTATTTTGAGCTGCGGGAACTTCCCCTGGGCTATATCAACGAAGCCCAGCTGCGCCATTGCCTGGGAGATGGGTGGCTGGAGAGCCTGTAG
- a CDS encoding N-acetylneuraminate synthase family protein yields the protein MDASSVQLARHIYVIGEIGINHNGDLKLAKKLIDLAKVAGCDAVKFQKRTLDIVYTQELLDSPRESPWGTTQREQKEGLEFGRADYDEIHDYCQQVGIDWFASAWDIPSQEFLRPYDLKFNKIASAMTTHLEFVEVVAAEGKPTFLSTGMCTLEEIEAAVALFKKHNCPFVLMHTVSEYPSPEETLNLKLIPELQNRFDCPVGYSGHESSVSPSLMAAMMGIVALERHITLDRAMYGSDQAASLEAAGLITLVAQLRKIPVVMGDGVKKSTPVEDKVAGKLRYWL from the coding sequence ATGGATGCCTCCTCCGTTCAGCTGGCACGTCACATCTATGTGATTGGAGAGATCGGCATCAATCACAACGGGGATCTCAAGCTTGCCAAAAAGTTGATTGATCTGGCGAAAGTGGCCGGGTGTGATGCGGTTAAATTTCAAAAGCGCACCCTGGATATTGTCTATACCCAAGAGCTGTTGGACAGCCCCCGGGAGAGCCCCTGGGGAACCACCCAGCGGGAGCAGAAGGAAGGGTTGGAGTTTGGTCGGGCCGACTATGATGAAATCCACGACTACTGCCAACAGGTGGGTATCGATTGGTTCGCCTCGGCTTGGGATATCCCCAGCCAGGAATTTTTGCGCCCCTACGATTTAAAGTTCAACAAAATCGCTTCGGCCATGACCACCCATCTGGAGTTTGTCGAGGTTGTCGCAGCGGAAGGCAAGCCGACTTTTCTTTCCACCGGCATGTGCACCCTGGAAGAGATCGAAGCGGCGGTGGCCTTGTTCAAAAAACACAACTGCCCCTTTGTTTTGATGCATACGGTTTCGGAATATCCCTCCCCCGAAGAGACCCTCAACCTGAAATTGATCCCCGAATTGCAAAATCGTTTTGACTGCCCGGTGGGGTATAGCGGCCATGAATCTTCGGTTTCTCCCTCCCTGATGGCCGCCATGATGGGCATCGTCGCCCTGGAGCGGCATATCACCCTGGATCGAGCCATGTATGGCAGCGATCAGGCGGCCTCTTTGGAAGCTGCGGGATTGATCACCCTGGTGGCGCAACTGCGCAAAATTCCGGTGGTGATGGGGGATGGGGTCAAAAAAAGCACCCCTGTGGAAGATAAGGTCGCCGGGAAACTACGCTACTGGCTTTGA
- a CDS encoding NTP transferase domain-containing protein, with the protein MRSEGRAAHQRVVLIIQARMGSTRLPGKSMMPLAGEPLIGRLLERVKGCQEVDQIVLAIPDTPENEVLAGVGLEWGVAVYSGSEGDLVDRYYQAAQKFSADVVVRLPGDNPVPEPGEIDRIIAHHLRGRAAFSTNITQLLGNGYPDGIGAEVFDFKSLEEVWRRQDDPLKREHLHLNFFDYATGQVVDSEQYPVATVSCPAGFSRPDLVLDVNTPAEYAYLKALYSALYPKNPQFHITDIIAWHDGIDGKVPL; encoded by the coding sequence ATGCGCTCAGAGGGGAGAGCTGCCCATCAGCGGGTTGTGCTGATCATTCAAGCGCGCATGGGCTCCACCCGCTTGCCGGGAAAATCGATGATGCCCCTGGCTGGAGAGCCACTGATCGGACGGCTCCTGGAGCGGGTCAAAGGGTGCCAAGAGGTGGATCAAATCGTCCTGGCTATTCCGGATACCCCTGAAAATGAGGTGTTGGCCGGTGTTGGCCTGGAGTGGGGGGTGGCGGTCTATTCCGGCTCGGAAGGGGATCTGGTGGATCGGTATTACCAGGCCGCCCAAAAATTCAGCGCCGATGTGGTGGTGCGCCTGCCGGGTGACAATCCGGTTCCCGAGCCTGGAGAGATCGATCGGATCATCGCCCACCACCTCAGGGGGCGTGCCGCCTTTTCGACCAATATCACCCAGCTTTTGGGTAACGGCTATCCCGATGGTATTGGTGCGGAAGTGTTTGATTTTAAAAGCCTGGAAGAGGTTTGGCGGCGACAGGACGATCCCCTGAAGCGGGAGCATCTGCATCTTAATTTTTTTGACTATGCCACCGGGCAGGTGGTGGATTCTGAGCAATATCCGGTGGCAACGGTAAGCTGTCCGGCTGGTTTTTCCCGCCCGGATCTGGTGTTGGATGTGAACACGCCTGCCGAATACGCCTATCTCAAAGCCCTCTACAGCGCGCTCTACCCCAAAAATCCCCAGTTCCACATCACGGACATCATCGCCTGGCACGACGGCATTGACGGCAAAGTTCCCCTTTAG
- a CDS encoding aminotransferase class IV, whose translation MFGDMVFEMTRSFNQKQFKLREHIDRLYAGLKILRIPLALSPEEMEKAVYETMEANAGAFAADDEHRILIDVSRGMLGIYQGVVGSHQGPNYIIADFPLRWTVAGMGGLFKTGINAVIPSQRAIPASFLEPKIKNRSRLHLQMANIEVSGYSGDNNWALLLDDAGYIAEGTGDNFFIVKDGVILTPEGRNILRGISRQYILEELAPQLGMRVVETNIEPYDVYTADEAFMTGTPFCMLPVTSLMGVKIGDGRVGGIFSRLLSQWSDNVGVDIPSQIQRWNAQDAASQPTAPTPYAFTPPPSENDPTS comes from the coding sequence ATGTTTGGGGATATGGTCTTTGAGATGACCCGCTCCTTCAATCAAAAGCAGTTTAAATTGCGTGAGCACATCGATCGTCTATACGCCGGTCTCAAAATTTTGCGCATTCCCCTGGCGCTCTCCCCTGAAGAGATGGAAAAAGCGGTTTATGAAACCATGGAAGCCAATGCCGGGGCTTTTGCAGCGGATGACGAACATCGAATATTGATCGATGTTTCCCGGGGGATGTTGGGGATCTATCAGGGGGTGGTGGGCTCTCACCAGGGGCCCAACTATATCATCGCCGATTTTCCCCTGCGCTGGACCGTGGCGGGGATGGGTGGGTTGTTTAAAACCGGCATCAATGCGGTGATTCCCTCCCAGCGGGCAATTCCCGCCAGCTTTTTAGAGCCCAAAATCAAAAATCGCAGCCGTTTGCACCTGCAAATGGCCAATATTGAGGTTTCCGGCTACAGCGGCGACAACAACTGGGCACTGCTTCTGGACGATGCCGGCTATATCGCTGAAGGGACCGGGGATAATTTTTTTATCGTCAAGGATGGGGTGATTTTGACCCCGGAAGGGCGCAACATTTTGCGGGGTATCAGCCGCCAATATATCCTGGAAGAGCTGGCTCCCCAGCTGGGAATGCGGGTGGTGGAAACCAATATCGAACCCTACGACGTCTACACCGCCGACGAAGCCTTCATGACCGGCACCCCCTTTTGCATGTTGCCGGTCACCTCTCTGATGGGGGTCAAGATTGGTGATGGCCGGGTGGGTGGGATTTTCAGCCGCCTGCTCTCCCAATGGAGCGACAATGTGGGGGTGGATATCCCCAGCCAGATTCAAAGGTGGAATGCCCAGGATGCCGCCTCCCAGCCCACAGCCCCCACTCCTTATGCCTTTACTCCACCCCCTTCCGAAAACGACCCAACTTCCTGA
- a CDS encoding sugar phosphate isomerase/epimerase, with amino-acid sequence MSNNIGFMQGRLSPLVDGKIQAFPKDHWQAEFPLAEKIGLSLMEWTLDQEGLRQNPLLTPDGRREIQGLCQAHGVSIETLTADCFMQAPFFKVAGEERQALLDDLRAVLQGAGEVGVRLVVLPLVDNGALKRLVEEKALRDGLLALIPLLEQTGVRIIFESDFPPPWLSTFIATFPKDHFGINYDIGNSAALGFDPEEEMAAYGSRIWNVHVKDRLLGGTTVPLGQGSADFPRVFSLLKKSGYGGRYILQTARAKEEAHWELLQGYADQVSHWLKEG; translated from the coding sequence ATGAGCAACAACATCGGATTCATGCAGGGGCGTCTTTCTCCCCTGGTAGACGGAAAAATTCAAGCCTTCCCAAAGGATCATTGGCAGGCAGAGTTTCCCCTGGCGGAAAAAATCGGACTTTCCCTCATGGAGTGGACCCTGGATCAGGAGGGTCTGCGGCAAAATCCCCTTTTGACCCCTGACGGACGCCGGGAGATCCAGGGGCTCTGCCAGGCCCATGGGGTGTCCATTGAAACCCTGACGGCGGATTGTTTTATGCAGGCCCCGTTTTTCAAGGTAGCGGGAGAGGAGCGGCAAGCTTTGCTGGATGATCTGCGGGCGGTTTTGCAGGGGGCTGGGGAGGTGGGGGTGCGCCTGGTGGTGCTGCCTTTGGTGGACAATGGTGCCTTGAAGAGACTGGTTGAGGAAAAGGCGCTGCGGGATGGTTTGCTGGCGCTGATTCCGCTGCTGGAGCAAACCGGAGTTCGGATCATCTTCGAATCCGACTTTCCTCCCCCCTGGCTGAGCACTTTCATCGCCACCTTTCCCAAAGACCATTTCGGCATCAACTATGACATCGGCAACAGCGCGGCGTTGGGGTTTGACCCGGAGGAGGAGATGGCAGCGTATGGTTCGCGGATTTGGAACGTCCACGTCAAAGATCGCCTGTTGGGTGGCACAACGGTTCCTCTGGGGCAGGGCAGCGCCGACTTTCCCCGCGTTTTCAGCCTTTTGAAAAAATCAGGTTATGGGGGGCGCTATATTTTGCAAACCGCCAGAGCCAAAGAGGAAGCCCATTGGGAGCTGCTCCAGGGGTATGCCGATCAGGTGAGCCACTGGTTGAAGGAAGGGTAG
- a CDS encoding SDR family oxidoreductase encodes MDLGLAGKTALVTGASRGIGLAIATALHREGCRVALNGRTVEPLQQAVAALGEGASYHPGDVTDPKACANLISSVGARWGGLDVLVCNVGSGASVPPGQETPPEWQRVLEMNLYGATHMVAAARKSLGESRGVVLCLSSICGLAALGAPITYSAAKAALNAYVRGMARPLGQEGVRINALAPGNVWFEGGTWERKLGEDRAGVQEMLQREVALGRLGELDEIADFAVFLTSARASFATGAVFVLDGGQLRG; translated from the coding sequence ATGGATCTGGGGCTTGCAGGCAAAACCGCTTTGGTGACGGGTGCCAGCCGGGGTATCGGCTTGGCCATCGCCACCGCCCTCCATCGAGAAGGGTGTCGGGTGGCTTTGAATGGCCGAACGGTTGAGCCCCTGCAACAGGCTGTGGCCGCTTTGGGGGAGGGTGCCAGTTATCATCCAGGGGATGTGACGGATCCGAAGGCGTGCGCCAACCTGATCTCTTCGGTGGGGGCGCGTTGGGGTGGATTGGATGTGCTGGTGTGTAATGTCGGCAGTGGCGCATCGGTTCCTCCTGGGCAGGAGACCCCCCCGGAGTGGCAGCGGGTGCTGGAGATGAATTTATATGGCGCAACGCACATGGTGGCGGCTGCCAGAAAATCTTTGGGGGAGAGCCGGGGCGTGGTGTTGTGCCTCTCTTCCATCTGCGGATTGGCCGCTTTGGGGGCACCGATCACTTATAGTGCTGCGAAAGCTGCCTTGAATGCCTATGTGCGGGGCATGGCGCGACCATTGGGCCAGGAGGGGGTGCGGATCAATGCCCTGGCCCCTGGCAATGTCTGGTTTGAAGGGGGCACCTGGGAGCGCAAGCTTGGGGAAGATCGGGCGGGCGTTCAGGAAATGTTGCAGCGGGAAGTGGCCCTGGGGCGTTTGGGCGAGCTGGATGAGATTGCCGATTTTGCGGTATTTCTCACTTCGGCCCGGGCCTCTTTTGCGACGGGGGCGGTTTTTGTGTTGGATGGCGGGCAACTGCGAGGCTAA